One window of the Leptotrichia massiliensis genome contains the following:
- the ruvC gene encoding crossover junction endodeoxyribonuclease RuvC, whose translation MRILGIDPGTAIVGYAIVDYENGKYTPLDYGCIFTDKDEDMPIRLEKIYDGLENIIKLWKPTDMAIEDLFFFKNQKTVIKVGQARGVITLVGQKNKLNLYSYTPLQVKMGIASYGRAEKKQIQEMVKLILKLEEIPKPDDAADALAIAITHINSKIGFGGFDRGDNITKKLNKITSNRIKLEDYKKLMK comes from the coding sequence ATGAGAATTTTGGGGATAGATCCTGGTACAGCGATAGTGGGATATGCCATTGTAGATTATGAAAATGGAAAATATACGCCACTTGATTATGGCTGTATTTTTACGGATAAAGATGAAGATATGCCAATAAGGTTAGAAAAAATTTATGATGGATTGGAAAATATAATAAAATTATGGAAACCGACTGATATGGCTATCGAGGACTTATTTTTCTTTAAAAATCAAAAAACAGTAATAAAAGTTGGACAGGCTCGTGGAGTCATAACTTTAGTAGGGCAGAAAAATAAGTTGAATTTATACAGTTACACTCCGCTTCAAGTAAAAATGGGAATCGCAAGTTATGGTAGAGCTGAAAAAAAACAAATTCAGGAAATGGTAAAATTAATATTAAAATTGGAAGAAATTCCAAAGCCTGATGATGCCGCAGATGCACTTGCCATAGCAATTACCCACATTAATTCAAAAATAGGATTTGGTGGTTTTGATAGAGGAGATAACATTACCAAAAAATTAAATAAAATCA